Proteins found in one Drosophila innubila isolate TH190305 chromosome X, UK_Dinn_1.0, whole genome shotgun sequence genomic segment:
- the LOC117788311 gene encoding uncharacterized protein DDB_G0290301 → MLQENVALFACLCACAAVFLPLAVARSYSNGLIFYELATNTAYLPPTVSVSRGRNLASVKYSEKGSIWSTFGQPCVCRGVACGCCAGLKVDQYKFDQKVCANITFVPQLEEAQLEVFLNERPSSKYGISLRNPTPFCIPVMMGVPMAMCVQLTDIAMVNNNLNMCMDFVVRLATTDLFEMHFQCMRMGLNGLQYVDKNGKPVLPPPATDLLADEEEDQEHEQDLEEEQDQEQKQQADEKEQIEEEKDSIDYDYAELQEEQQQEEMEADQEELLKKEQQEKEKKEQEELEKQEKEKQEKEKQEKEQLEKEQLAEELQKEKLQLMQLAEEMESETQQKLEAEAESDLESESELEPEPLPIESEMLMAGDQEAATADDEELKEEEEEEQEEAETVEENHNVQGQEQEEQQLADNIAGESELQLNEVGSNTTAATTE, encoded by the exons ATGTTGCAAGAGAATGTGGCACTGTTTGCGTGTCTCTGCGCATGTGCAGCGGTATTCTTGCCACTGGCTGTGGCACGCAGCTACAGCAATGGACTGATCTTCTATGAGCTTGCCACAAACACAGCGTACTTGCCACCAACGGTGAGCGTGTCACGTGGCCGCAACTTGGCCAGCGTCAAATACTCGGAGAAGGGTTCAATATGGTCGACCTTCGGCCAGCCGTGTGTGTGCCGCGGTGTGGCATGCGGCTGTTGTGCCGGCCTCAAGGTCGATCAATACAAGTTCGATCAGAAAG TTTGCGCGAACATTACATTCGTGCCACAACTGGAGGAGGCACAACTGGAGGTCTTTCTGAACGAGCGACCCTCATCCAAATATGGCATCTCTTTGCGCAATCCCACGCCCTTCTGCATACCCGTGATGATGGGCGTGCCCATGGCCATGTGCGTTCAGCTAACCGATATTGCCATGGTCAACAACAATCTCAACATGTGCATGGACTTTGTGGTCCGTCTGGCGACAACGGATCTCTTCGAGATGCATTTCCAGTGCATGAGAATGGGACTCAATGGACTGCAATATGTGGATAAGAACGGGAAACCCGTGTTGCCGCCACCAGCGACGGATCTTCTGGCGGATGAGGAGGAGGACCAGGAGCATGAGCAGGATctggaggaggagcaggaccaggagcagaagcagcaggcGGATGAAAAGGAGCAGATTGAGGAGGAGAAGGATTCAattgattatgattatgcAGAGTTGCaagaggagcagcagcaagagGAGATGGAGGCGGATCAGGAGGAGTTGCTAAAGAAGGAGCAGCAGGAAAAG gaaaaaaaggaACAGGAGGAGTTAGAAAAACAGGAGAAAGAAAAAcaggaaaaggaaaaacagGAAAAGGAGCAGCTGGAAAAAGAGCAACTGGCAGAAGAGCTTCAAAAGGAGAAGCTGCAGCTAATGCAACTGGCAGAGGAGATGGAGAGTGAGACGCAACAAAAGctggaggcggaggcggagtcCGAtttggagtcggagtcggagctAGAGCCAGAGCCACTGCCCATTGAAAGTGAAATGCTAATGGCGGGAGATCAAGAGGCGGCAACAGCTGACGATGAGGAGCTCaaagaggaggaagaggaggagcaAGAAGAAGCTGAAACAGTGGAGGAAAATCATAATGTGCAGGGTCAGGAGCAAGAGGAGCAACAACTAGCTGATAATATTGCTGGCGAGAGTGAATTGCAACTAAACGAAGTTGGCAGCaatacaacagcagcaacaacagag
- the LOC117790996 gene encoding uncharacterized protein LOC117790996, protein MSRMSSENIVRRTAILGALQPDLKPWQRIDWSLYIQSRIFRDWGQYYTHRLVNKKALQSFANALQACRGLADEASSLSFSRFGASHVPSNNWVHEAYTTFDNRSKCFRDIAQGEAAYKDSQQAQKLVEREGFYNSSIILAKCDALFDCNQFEDNLHLLHTEARKFQGQSIQHRFNQHKNRTLAVLEESLGSSLNPFLLENWPFITDSARQRRKSVAFMPRPLWQKLQEHEECDVESLVYKKKESLPPMERARRRVAESVYNHHYMGKSATDVVMLRQLRDDKNFLPPYYPESTFNMSEYSAEQYTIVRKFMKMMHARSPLYPISEQQNREKYLFGVEYQTRRDCFRILSKVRRLRRDGDIDQLTDYVENAMSTEIEHKTQRTLPWKYEFISEIYNILALAHIDKRGVPMNIDFLDLNNFGILYLLPEDRLRELSNEFGGPNIYAEIDKDDERIARINVKVGKLEERLLHSRYGIERAYLLFEIARTHFNLARFGKCTTMARKAVKEARNCRSNIWRFNSTFLICQVHAAFNRFERLKESLIRAKRLAQRLNNPKLVAYLSLCQAVNDYELDYHRKRQPEFNWRRQRKRKESISQSLLQSDTV, encoded by the exons ATGTCGAGAATGTCCAGCGAGAACATTGTGAGAAGGACCGCAATACTTGGAGCACTGCAGCCGGATTTGAAGCCATGGCAACGCATCGATTGGTCGCTCTATATACAGTCAAGGATCTTTCGGGATTGGGGACAGTATTACACCCATCGTCTGGTCAACAAGAAGGCATTGCAGTCCTTTGCCAACGCATTGCAGGCATGCAGGGGATTAGCGGATGAGGCCAGCAGCCTAAGCTTTTCACGTTTCGGTGCATCGCATGTGCCGTCTAATAACTGGGTCCATGAGGCATACACAACGTTCGATAATCGCAGCAAGTGTTTCAGGGACATTGCACAGGGTGAGGCTGCCTACAAGGACTCACAGCAGGCCCAGAAGTTAGTGGAGCGCGAGGGTTTCTACAATTCCAGCATCATACTCGCCAAATGCGATGCCCTTTTCGATTGCAATCAGTTTGAGGACAATCTCCATCTGCTTCACACGGAGGCGCGCAAATTCCAGGGACAATCCATTCAGCATCGCTTTAATCAGCACAAAAATCGT ACCCTCGCCGTGCTGGAGGAGAGTCTTGGCAGTAGCCTAAATCCCTTTCTGCTGGAGAATTGGCCATTCATAACGGATTCAGCACGACAACGTCGCAAATCTGTCGCCTTCATGCCACGTCCGCTGTGGCAAAAGCTGCAGGAGCATGAGGAGTGCGATGTCGAGAGTCTTGTCTACAAGAAGAAGGAATCGCTACCTCCGATGGAACGGGCTCGTCGCAGGGTCGCCGAGAGTGTCTACAATCATCATTATATGGGCAAAAGTGCCACCGATGTGGTCATGTTGCGTCAACTGCGAGATGACAAGAACTTTCTGCCTCCTTACTATCCGGAATCGACATTCAATATGTCCGAGTATAGCGCCGAGCAGTACACGATTGTCAGAAAGTTTATG AAAATGATGCACGCTCGCAGCCCACTGTATCCGATCTCGGAGCAGCAAAATCGAGAGAAATATCTATTTGGTGTTGAGTATCAAACCCGTCGGGATTGCTTTCGCATATTAAGTAAGGTGCGAAGACTTCGTCGGGATGGCGATATCGATCAACTTACCGATTACGTGGAGAATGCTATGTCCACGGAAATTGAACACAAAACGCAACGGACGCTGCCTTGGAAATATGAGTTTATTAGCGAAATCTACAATATTTTGGCCTTAGCCCATATCGATAAGCGAGGCGTGCCGATGAATATCGATTTTCTGGATCTGAACAATTTTGGCATACTCTATTTGTTACCAGAGGATCGGCTGAGAGAGTTATCCAATGAATTTGGTGGTCCCAATATATACGCTGAGATTGACAAGGATGATGAACGTATCGCTCGTATCAA TGTAAAGGTCGGAAAACTTGAGGAACGTCTTCTGCACTCACGTTATGGGATTGAAAGGGCCTATTTGTTGTTCGAGATCGCTCGTACTCACTTTAACTTGGCACGATTTGGTAAATGCACGACAATGGCACGCAAAGCGGTAAAGG AGGCACGCAACTGCAGGAGCAACATTTGGCGCTTCAATAGCACATTTCTGATCTGTCAGGTGCATGCAGCCTTCAATCGCTTTGAACGCTTGAAGGAGTCACTCATCCGAGCGAAACGTTTAGCACAGAGACTAAACAATCCGAAGCTGGTGGCCTATTTGTCGCTCTGTCAAGCGGTTAACGATTATGAATTGGATTATCATCGCAAGCGGCAACCGGAATTCAATTGGCGGCGTCAACGTAAACGCAAGGAAAGCATTTCCCAGAGCTTATTGCAGTCGGATACTGTTTAA